The genome window GTTTTTGATGGTCCGGCGCCTCATTCCCCTTCCGCGATCTCCTGAGGTGCACCGGCAAACTTGACCAATGCATAAGCCTCCATGAAATGCAGCTTCGAAGGGACCACCAGTGTATGCAACGGCCCTCCCATGTTCAGCGTGCTCATCTTCTCC of Methanomassiliicoccales archaeon contains these proteins:
- a CDS encoding diphthine synthase — its product is DAERRFGRKLISNDSLICAAARIGSSTEKIAAGYPEKMSTLNMGGPLHTLVVPSKLHFMEAYALVKFAGAPQEIAEGE